In a single window of the Actinomycetota bacterium genome:
- a CDS encoding NADPH-dependent F420 reductase has protein sequence MKVAIIGSGNVGSAVAEAAKQAGHEITVASPQPERREGLGDKLGVGTTSSNVDAVEGADLVVLAVPFGSFNDVVRDIAGKVGGKIVVDATNPIREDYSGLATEGSSGAELLQQQLPDARVVKAFNSVFASNQAGPVVDGVQLDGFVAGDDAEAKKQVLDLLRDIGYRPIDAGPLSAARYLEGMAFLNISLNAANGWPWQTGWKLVGPGPSSSPA, from the coding sequence ATGAAGGTGGCCATCATCGGATCGGGCAACGTCGGATCCGCAGTAGCCGAAGCTGCGAAGCAGGCCGGGCATGAGATCACGGTAGCCAGCCCTCAGCCGGAGCGGCGCGAAGGGCTGGGCGACAAGCTTGGAGTCGGGACGACCTCGTCGAATGTGGACGCCGTCGAGGGCGCCGATCTCGTGGTGCTTGCGGTTCCTTTCGGCAGCTTCAACGACGTTGTCCGCGATATAGCAGGCAAGGTCGGCGGCAAGATCGTCGTCGACGCCACCAACCCAATCAGGGAGGATTATTCGGGGCTGGCGACCGAGGGCAGCTCGGGCGCCGAGTTGCTGCAGCAGCAGCTCCCCGACGCCAGGGTGGTCAAGGCTTTCAACTCGGTATTTGCGTCCAACCAGGCTGGGCCTGTGGTCGACGGGGTTCAGCTCGATGGCTTTGTCGCAGGCGATGACGCCGAGGCGAAAAAGCAGGTGCTCGACCTGCTCCGGGACATCGGCTACCGCCCGATCGACGCCGGGCCGCTGTCGGCCGCACGCTACCTCGAAGGCATGGCATTCCTGAACATCTCGCTCAACGCAGCCAACGGCTGGCCCTGGCAGACAGGTTGGAAGCTGGTAGGCCCGGGTCCGTCGAGTTCGCCCGCGTAG
- a CDS encoding CBS domain-containing protein, translating to MNDERVVLGLLREAQLEGDSDEEIESVMRPGPSTFRPHVSIGEMAHFMVDHDLQSSPVTTSDGRLVGLLRREDAVSAAHGHHAHEHSLEEQESP from the coding sequence GTGAACGACGAGAGGGTTGTTCTCGGCCTGCTCCGCGAAGCCCAGTTGGAGGGCGACTCGGACGAGGAGATCGAGAGCGTGATGCGTCCCGGCCCCAGCACGTTCAGGCCGCATGTCTCCATAGGCGAGATGGCGCATTTTATGGTCGACCACGATCTGCAGAGCTCTCCGGTCACCACATCGGACGGCCGCCTTGTCGGACTGCTTCGGCGGGAGGACGCGGTCAGCGCGGCACACGGCCACCACGCGCACGAACACTCATTAGAGGAGCAGGAGAGCCCGTGA
- a CDS encoding Hsp20 family protein, which produces MDEAKKKSEPGDYVPVNVAEHRGRLLVTAPLAGCNLRNIRVLLQGNRLDLEARPMGGQNMDYLLHEWHPGLYRRSVQLPLPVTGEGAFAHYGNGLLIVHLEKAEKVQPETSYSIEVTTPSHEEVHPGEKPNEAGS; this is translated from the coding sequence ATGGATGAAGCGAAAAAGAAGTCGGAACCCGGCGACTACGTGCCGGTAAACGTAGCGGAGCATCGAGGACGGCTCCTGGTCACGGCGCCATTAGCGGGATGCAACCTGCGCAACATCCGGGTGCTTCTCCAGGGAAACCGGCTGGACCTGGAAGCCCGGCCGATGGGTGGGCAGAACATGGACTACCTGCTGCACGAGTGGCATCCCGGACTCTACCGGCGGTCGGTCCAGCTCCCTCTCCCGGTGACCGGAGAGGGCGCCTTTGCGCACTACGGAAACGGGCTTCTCATCGTCCATCTGGAAAAGGCCGAGAAGGTTCAGCCCGAAACCAGCTACTCGATCGAAGTGACGACGCCTTCGCACGAGGAGGTCCATCCTGGAGAGAAACCGAACGAGGCGGGATCTTAA
- a CDS encoding FAD-dependent oxidoreductase, with the protein MNGEVEDADLLVIGGGKAGKSLAMDRAKAGWKVVMAERDKIGGTCINVACIPTKALVGSARTMLTARGADQMGVEIGGEPRISLERLRNHKESVVGGMVSAHEKMFADSGMDFILGTARFVDERTVEITTREGTRVVRGRDVVINTGTTPAVPAIEGIDAADVWNSETILALQRLPESLIVLGGGYVGCEFASMFAIFGTRVTLVQGSAQVLPREDPDVAAAVGEILAGQGVELRLGATAKAVRREAGHGDVVVTLAGGAEIRGQQMLVATGRSPVTGDLGLELAGVELTNRGFVRVDDHLRTSADHVWAAGDVAGSPQFTHASWSDFRILKANLTGGDAVTTGRLVPYTVFITPELARVGLTESEARAQGRNIMVATIPVASIPRARTLHETIGMWKVVVDADADQILGVALLGHDSGEVVSVIQMAMLGELRYQQVRDAVLTHPTMGEGVNLLMDALDVARR; encoded by the coding sequence CTGAACGGCGAGGTCGAGGACGCCGACCTGCTGGTAATCGGCGGCGGCAAAGCCGGCAAGTCCCTGGCGATGGACCGGGCCAAAGCGGGCTGGAAGGTCGTCATGGCCGAGCGCGACAAGATCGGCGGCACCTGCATCAACGTGGCGTGCATCCCCACCAAGGCGCTGGTGGGGTCGGCTCGGACGATGCTCACGGCCCGTGGTGCCGATCAGATGGGCGTCGAGATAGGCGGTGAGCCCCGGATCTCGTTGGAGCGCCTGCGGAACCACAAGGAGTCGGTCGTCGGCGGGATGGTGTCCGCCCACGAGAAGATGTTCGCCGACTCGGGGATGGACTTCATCCTCGGCACGGCGAGGTTTGTCGACGAACGCACGGTCGAGATCACAACCCGGGAGGGGACCCGCGTGGTTCGCGGTAGGGATGTGGTCATTAACACCGGGACCACTCCGGCGGTGCCGGCCATTGAGGGAATCGATGCGGCGGACGTGTGGAACTCCGAGACGATCCTGGCCCTGCAGCGCCTGCCGGAGTCCCTGATCGTGCTCGGGGGCGGTTATGTGGGGTGCGAGTTCGCCTCGATGTTCGCCATCTTCGGCACCCGCGTCACCCTCGTCCAGGGGTCGGCCCAGGTGCTGCCCCGTGAGGACCCGGATGTCGCGGCAGCGGTGGGAGAGATCCTGGCCGGACAGGGAGTGGAACTGCGCTTGGGCGCAACGGCGAAGGCAGTGCGGCGGGAGGCCGGGCACGGCGATGTCGTAGTCACGCTCGCCGGCGGCGCCGAGATCCGCGGCCAACAGATGCTGGTCGCGACCGGGCGGTCACCGGTCACCGGCGACCTCGGGCTCGAACTCGCCGGCGTGGAGCTGACCAACAGGGGCTTCGTCCGGGTTGACGACCACCTGCGGACCAGCGCCGATCACGTGTGGGCGGCCGGAGACGTCGCCGGCAGCCCGCAGTTCACCCACGCGTCATGGAGCGACTTTCGCATCCTCAAGGCGAACCTCACCGGCGGTGACGCCGTCACGACCGGGCGTCTCGTGCCGTACACCGTGTTCATCACCCCGGAGCTGGCCCGAGTCGGGTTGACCGAGTCAGAGGCTCGGGCTCAGGGACGCAACATCATGGTTGCGACGATCCCGGTGGCCTCCATCCCCCGGGCCAGGACGCTGCACGAGACGATTGGGATGTGGAAGGTGGTTGTCGACGCCGACGCAGACCAGATACTCGGCGTGGCCCTCCTAGGTCACGACTCCGGGGAGGTCGTCTCCGTGATCCAGATGGCCATGCTCGGCGAACTGCGCTACCAGCAGGTCCGCGACGCCGTCCTGACCCACCCGACCATGGGCGAAGGCGTCAACCTGCTGATGGACGCGCTGGACGTCGCTCGGCGCTAG